Proteins encoded by one window of Agelaius phoeniceus isolate bAgePho1 chromosome 5, bAgePho1.hap1, whole genome shotgun sequence:
- the PTHLH gene encoding parathyroid hormone-related protein isoform X1, whose translation MFAKLFQQWSFAVFLLSYSVPSYGRSVEGISRRLKRAVSEHQLLHDKGKSIQDLRRRIFLQNLIEGVNTAEIRATSEVSPNPKPATNTKNYPVRFGSEDEGRYLTQETNKSQTYKEQPLKASGKKKKAKPGKRKEQEKKKRRTRSAWLNSGSYGDVVTESPLLDISVTTHNQTLRRR comes from the exons ATGTTCGCTAAACTCTTCCAGCAGTGGAGTTTCGCAGTGTTCCTGCTGAGTTATTCCGTGCCCTCCTACGGGAGATCAGTAGAGGGGATCAGCCGCAGACT CAAACGGGCTGTATCAGAGCACCAGCTATTGCATGACAAGGGCAAGTCAATCCAAGACTTAAGAAGAAGAATATTCCTTCAAAATTTAATCGAAGGGGTCAACACCGCAGAGATCCGTGCAACGTCGGAGGTGTCGCCGAACCCTAAACCTGCCACCAACACCAAGAACTACCCTGTCCGGtttggcagtgaggatgagggCAGATACCTCACTCAGGAGACAAACAAATCACAGACCTACAAGGAGCAGCCCCTGAAGGCatcagggaagaaaaagaaagcaaagcctGGAAAACGTaaggagcaagagaagaaaaagaggcGAACCCGCTCAGCTTGGCTAAATTCTGGCTCGTACGGAGACGTTGTGACCGAGAGCCCACTCTTGGACATCTCTGTTACTACACACAATCAAACTTTAAG
- the PTHLH gene encoding parathyroid hormone-related protein isoform X2: protein MKQDFSSLASMDVSKPGTWSLWPPQPENKRAVSEHQLLHDKGKSIQDLRRRIFLQNLIEGVNTAEIRATSEVSPNPKPATNTKNYPVRFGSEDEGRYLTQETNKSQTYKEQPLKASGKKKKAKPGKRKEQEKKKRRTRSAWLNSGSYGDVVTESPLLDISVTTHNQTLRRR from the exons ATGAAGCAGGACTTCAGCAGTCTGGCTTCAATGGATGTCTCCAAGCCTGGTACATGGTCACTGTGGCCACCACAGCCAGAGAA CAAACGGGCTGTATCAGAGCACCAGCTATTGCATGACAAGGGCAAGTCAATCCAAGACTTAAGAAGAAGAATATTCCTTCAAAATTTAATCGAAGGGGTCAACACCGCAGAGATCCGTGCAACGTCGGAGGTGTCGCCGAACCCTAAACCTGCCACCAACACCAAGAACTACCCTGTCCGGtttggcagtgaggatgagggCAGATACCTCACTCAGGAGACAAACAAATCACAGACCTACAAGGAGCAGCCCCTGAAGGCatcagggaagaaaaagaaagcaaagcctGGAAAACGTaaggagcaagagaagaaaaagaggcGAACCCGCTCAGCTTGGCTAAATTCTGGCTCGTACGGAGACGTTGTGACCGAGAGCCCACTCTTGGACATCTCTGTTACTACACACAATCAAACTTTAAG